A single genomic interval of Syntrophobotulus glycolicus DSM 8271 harbors:
- a CDS encoding LysM peptidoglycan-binding domain-containing protein: MEYVIQPGDNFYHLSQKNGGSWQEYVNLNPGVNPCNLTVGTKIMVPEDNRMNGVSPSRCDDVMIEVEGLRIRVLRLGETRVPHESHVIIPQTEVHKIECPVKGTIETRIMISNISIVNSPYHQDRRSETQNRS; encoded by the coding sequence GTGGAATATGTTATTCAACCCGGAGATAATTTCTATCATTTGTCCCAAAAAAACGGAGGGAGCTGGCAGGAGTATGTCAACTTGAATCCGGGCGTAAATCCCTGTAATTTAACGGTAGGGACCAAGATCATGGTGCCTGAAGACAATAGAATGAATGGTGTTTCCCCATCCCGCTGTGATGATGTCATGATTGAGGTTGAAGGTTTGAGAATCCGAGTTTTGAGACTGGGGGAAACCAGAGTTCCTCATGAGTCCCATGTCATCATTCCTCAAACCGAAGTTCATAAAATAGAATGTCCGGTCAAAGGCACCATAGAAACAAGGATTATGATCAGCAATATAAGTATTGTCAATTCGCCCTATCACCAGGATAGACGGAGTGAAACTCAAAATAGGAGCTGA
- the pilM gene encoding pilus assembly protein PilM has translation MFFQKRKLIIELTDSEIRIFNGLSDDKSCALKVLHISLDKGVISRGQLQDEDKLAELLKKWRTEYFRKGIPEAILLLPAGDCILRDFILPWINTKDRESGIIYQAAREMPVSLEELAYNYDIENPEDKQSLLVYLRAIKKTLMQKYENCLSAAGIKVIAAELAVTARGGALCKQFPERYILDLEKSDGAFWHLVLYRNGRPCLAKYAAGKNIEMIKRYLHHQLKGDDLSGLRMITDGSPEAEQFGQELFDGREIPLTAMGKSDFSLFSIRGALESSPAQMSGLHRQKEKNRRLSYASGLLIVILAFFSTSMYGLAKQQELKGLEKEIGELRQTAEDKNENDAFAAGSDPADLTKEEIVLLGKTVGIEAEGIQIQRLNLKNRTLLIWGKSASDVDLITLNHTLNEKGWGRPTLVQYQYEQGKGIAFCLSVQEAGDSRDDENRQT, from the coding sequence ATGTTTTTCCAAAAGAGAAAACTGATCATAGAGTTAACTGATTCAGAGATTAGAATTTTCAACGGGCTGAGCGATGATAAAAGCTGTGCCCTAAAAGTCCTGCATATTTCTCTGGATAAAGGAGTGATTTCCCGAGGTCAATTGCAGGACGAAGATAAGCTGGCAGAGCTTTTGAAAAAATGGCGTACAGAATATTTCCGCAAGGGGATTCCGGAGGCAATCCTTCTTTTGCCTGCGGGGGACTGTATTCTGCGTGATTTTATTCTCCCTTGGATCAATACCAAAGACCGGGAGTCGGGGATAATTTATCAGGCTGCCCGGGAAATGCCGGTCTCCCTGGAGGAATTGGCCTACAATTATGACATTGAAAATCCGGAGGATAAACAATCCCTATTGGTATACTTGCGGGCAATTAAGAAAACGCTTATGCAGAAATATGAAAACTGCCTGAGCGCAGCGGGAATCAAGGTAATTGCTGCTGAACTCGCCGTTACGGCAAGAGGCGGAGCTTTATGCAAGCAATTTCCTGAGAGATACATCCTTGATCTTGAAAAATCCGACGGCGCTTTTTGGCATCTGGTTCTGTATCGAAACGGCAGGCCTTGTCTGGCCAAATATGCTGCCGGAAAAAACATTGAAATGATCAAAAGATATCTTCATCATCAATTAAAGGGGGATGATCTCTCCGGGCTTAGGATGATTACGGACGGCAGCCCGGAAGCAGAGCAGTTTGGACAAGAGTTGTTTGACGGCAGGGAAATTCCCCTCACTGCCATGGGAAAATCAGATTTTTCGCTATTCAGTATAAGAGGAGCCTTAGAAAGCAGTCCTGCTCAGATGAGCGGACTGCACCGGCAAAAGGAAAAAAACAGAAGGTTGTCCTATGCAAGTGGTTTGCTGATTGTTATCCTTGCGTTTTTTTCCACATCTATGTATGGTTTGGCTAAGCAGCAGGAGCTTAAGGGTTTAGAAAAAGAGATTGGGGAACTGCGGCAGACAGCAGAGGATAAGAACGAAAACGATGCTTTTGCTGCCGGTTCAGATCCGGCTGATCTGACAAAGGAGGAAATTGTTTTATTAGGGAAGACGGTGGGGATAGAGGCGGAAGGAATTCAAATTCAGCGCCTGAATTTGAAAAACCGGACCTTATTGATTTGGGGAAAAAGTGCTTCGGATGTCGATCTGATCACATTGAATCATACCCTTAACGAGAAGGGCTGGGGTAGGCCAACCCTTGTTCAGTATCAATACGAACAGGGAAAAGGAATAGCGTTTTGCCTAAGTGTTCAAGAAGCGGGGGACAGCCGGGATGATGAAAATCGCCAAACCTAA
- a CDS encoding prepilin peptidase, with product MVIGGMIARGFSLMFAGNVFVFILGLLIGSFLNTVIYRVPRRESFVVTRSHCPNCGHCLKPWELVPVLSYLIQKGRCRKCGIKISLRYPAVEILTGIIFILIAMYSDWAAIPELLTGLAFASLLIALSFIDMETMRLPNSLVTGLFLLGAIKIGVFSKPGFFSAGLGAVGTAGCFLILHLIYNGGIGLGDVKLAGALGFFLGFPDIIFAVLVGSLLGTLIALLLIVTGRKGLNEPIPFGPFLAVGAFLMFLQKSYLDKLSY from the coding sequence ATGGTCATCGGCGGAATGATTGCCCGAGGATTTAGCCTGATGTTTGCCGGAAATGTCTTTGTTTTTATTTTGGGATTACTGATCGGCAGTTTTTTGAATACAGTCATCTACCGGGTGCCGCGCAGAGAATCTTTCGTTGTAACCCGTTCACATTGTCCTAACTGTGGGCACTGCCTTAAGCCCTGGGAATTGGTTCCTGTACTCAGTTATCTTATCCAAAAGGGCAGATGCCGGAAATGCGGAATAAAGATCAGCCTCAGGTATCCGGCCGTAGAAATTCTGACCGGGATAATCTTTATCCTGATTGCGATGTATTCGGACTGGGCTGCCATTCCGGAGCTTTTGACCGGGCTGGCTTTCGCTTCACTGTTGATCGCGCTTTCTTTTATTGACATGGAAACAATGAGGCTTCCCAATAGTCTGGTTACAGGGTTGTTTCTCCTGGGAGCAATCAAAATCGGAGTCTTTTCCAAGCCGGGGTTCTTCTCAGCGGGATTGGGGGCAGTGGGGACAGCCGGCTGTTTCTTGATCCTCCATCTGATCTATAACGGAGGAATTGGCTTGGGCGATGTGAAGCTGGCCGGTGCTCTGGGCTTTTTCCTTGGTTTTCCCGATATTATCTTTGCGGTATTAGTCGGAAGCCTGCTCGGAACATTGATTGCATTGCTCTTGATCGTGACAGGCCGCAAGGGACTTAACGAGCCAATTCCCTTCGGACCTTTTCTGGCTGTTGGGGCTTTCCTCATGTTTCTTCAGAAGAGTTACTTAGATAAATTATCCTATTAG
- a CDS encoding type II secretion system protein: MFGIVLHKEDGTGKEDGFTLIEIMLVIVIIAMLAAIAVPRLTASAETARQKADITTGHELKAALDRYQVENGEYPKFDEMTAKNGEITCSKFIPQYIKKLNDQITQQSADESKKGFGVAQTEKGAELPSPQNIVMIYLSRDGTMAEVQVYNKSLESVLWSSAE; encoded by the coding sequence ATGTTTGGAATTGTCCTTCACAAAGAAGACGGTACAGGAAAGGAAGATGGTTTTACTTTAATTGAAATTATGCTGGTTATCGTGATCATTGCCATGCTGGCGGCGATTGCTGTCCCCAGGCTTACAGCCAGTGCGGAGACAGCCAGGCAAAAGGCTGATATCACCACGGGTCATGAACTGAAAGCGGCTTTGGACAGGTATCAGGTTGAAAACGGTGAATATCCCAAGTTTGACGAAATGACCGCTAAAAATGGAGAAATCACCTGTTCCAAGTTCATTCCCCAATATATAAAAAAATTGAATGATCAGATTACCCAACAGTCGGCGGATGAATCCAAAAAAGGCTTTGGGGTCGCTCAAACTGAAAAGGGAGCGGAGTTGCCGTCACCGCAAAATATTGTAATGATTTATCTGAGCAGGGATGGAACTATGGCTGAGGTACAAGTATACAATAAGAGTCTGGAGAGTGTTTTATGGTCATCGGCGGAATGA
- a CDS encoding type II secretion system F family protein — translation MSYWKWKAVNADNQIKEGKLFGQSEESIRHQLQGQGLYPVSINKAFFPIAALRKVSYNKYQLSLIARKFANLLQAEVSLLKVLDFIVKQEKNDLRKIQWQNVSLDVQSGHTLSQAVQENIPAFGSFAQALIQAGEKSGTLAEAFGRMAGQFEEEYFYREKVKTALFYPVLLFLVSMAVLLMLSTLVLPMYESVFAALEIEMPLLTKTVFTLGKMVPHLVISIPIITALAGWKYKQAWLERLPLIREIIKYHQLIHFCGILGRLLEAGISVNESLEQLRKTVTGPKLLGFIDDLQVRLLQGQPLDSAFLANNYFPGETAEILAVGEQSGRFAETLLNISVIFKQELGTKMERMVKLIEPMMILGISFLVGFVALGVLLPVFDLSSQIQ, via the coding sequence TTGTCATATTGGAAGTGGAAAGCGGTGAATGCCGACAATCAAATAAAAGAGGGCAAATTGTTTGGACAAAGTGAGGAGAGCATCCGACATCAATTGCAGGGGCAGGGGCTTTATCCGGTCTCCATCAACAAAGCATTCTTCCCCATAGCCGCTTTGAGGAAAGTCTCTTATAACAAATATCAGTTGAGTCTTATTGCCCGTAAATTTGCCAATCTGCTTCAGGCAGAAGTGTCTTTGCTGAAGGTCCTGGATTTTATCGTCAAGCAAGAAAAAAACGATTTGAGAAAAATCCAGTGGCAAAATGTCAGTCTGGATGTTCAGTCTGGACATACTCTTTCCCAAGCAGTCCAGGAAAATATTCCCGCTTTCGGCTCTTTCGCGCAGGCTTTGATTCAGGCAGGTGAAAAAAGCGGTACTTTGGCTGAAGCTTTTGGCCGGATGGCCGGACAGTTTGAAGAAGAATATTTTTATCGGGAGAAAGTTAAAACCGCCTTGTTTTATCCTGTCCTGCTCTTCCTTGTCTCCATGGCTGTTCTCCTGATGTTAAGTACGCTTGTCCTGCCGATGTATGAATCGGTCTTTGCCGCATTGGAGATAGAAATGCCGCTGCTGACCAAAACAGTGTTTACTCTGGGAAAGATGGTCCCTCACTTGGTGATAAGCATCCCGATTATTACGGCTTTGGCGGGCTGGAAATACAAGCAGGCATGGTTAGAGCGGCTGCCGCTTATCAGAGAAATCATAAAATATCATCAGTTGATTCATTTTTGCGGAATTTTAGGGAGGCTTCTGGAAGCCGGAATCTCCGTTAATGAGTCTCTGGAGCAGCTGAGAAAGACGGTGACCGGCCCCAAATTACTTGGGTTTATTGATGATCTTCAGGTCAGATTACTTCAAGGTCAGCCCTTAGATTCCGCCTTTCTGGCCAATAACTATTTCCCCGGCGAAACGGCAGAAATATTGGCAGTAGGCGAGCAATCCGGAAGATTCGCGGAAACATTGCTTAATATATCTGTCATCTTTAAACAGGAGCTTGGAACAAAAATGGAAAGAATGGTTAAGCTGATTGAACCAATGATGATTTTGGGCATATCTTTTTTGGTCGGTTTTGTCGCTTTGGGGGTACTGCTGCCGGTTTTTGATCTGAGCAGCCAGATACAATAA
- a CDS encoding GspE/PulE family protein — translation MKPMAGESRIQFLPLQDRQIERTAAQLIPESLALKHQLIPVRRRGKVLELAMADPADMKAMEDISVLTGLEIEPYWADGEQIQIAIRQNLTVGKAENMEEEKEKRAVWQVEGGEYKPEESPTVRLIDSLFKQAILEGASDIHWEPRESCFQVRFRLDGFLAKKSELPPGLAKSIAARLKLMAGIDVSERRLPQDGRMVISGTGKTIDVRVSTFPTVFGEKIVTRILDSEFAERSLADLGMQEKIKTEIQKLLKKPHGLVLVSGPTGSGKTTTLYALCKELPSDIYNIVSIEDPIEYRLKGVNQAQVQVKAGLGFAQGLRSILRQDPDIIMVGEIRDHETAKIATAAALTGHLVISTIHTNSAAETLARLLDMNVEPYMLASAVSGILAQRLVRKLCVHCRKPDQDLVLSAYSDEQSRGKEIFYRAVGCERCNGTGYEGRTGIYEFLSYDSQIKELVLEKRSSLLIEEAAKQKGMKTLLEDGMTKAKLGLTSLEEVFRVS, via the coding sequence ATGAAACCAATGGCGGGGGAATCCAGGATCCAGTTTTTACCTCTGCAGGACAGGCAGATTGAAAGAACAGCCGCCCAATTAATACCCGAATCCCTTGCCTTAAAGCATCAATTAATTCCGGTCCGAAGAAGAGGGAAGGTACTGGAGCTGGCCATGGCTGATCCGGCAGATATGAAGGCCATGGAAGACATCAGTGTTTTGACGGGATTGGAAATAGAACCTTATTGGGCGGATGGTGAACAAATTCAAATTGCCATCAGACAAAATCTGACTGTCGGCAAAGCGGAAAATATGGAGGAAGAGAAAGAAAAAAGAGCAGTCTGGCAGGTAGAAGGCGGTGAATACAAACCGGAAGAAAGCCCTACCGTCCGCTTGATTGATTCCTTATTCAAACAAGCAATTTTAGAAGGAGCAAGCGATATCCACTGGGAACCGAGGGAGAGCTGTTTTCAGGTGCGGTTCCGTCTTGACGGGTTTCTGGCCAAAAAATCCGAACTGCCCCCAGGCTTGGCCAAGAGCATCGCGGCGAGACTTAAACTGATGGCGGGAATTGATGTTTCGGAAAGAAGATTGCCTCAGGACGGCAGGATGGTGATTTCCGGCACAGGCAAAACCATAGATGTCAGGGTTTCAACTTTCCCCACTGTTTTTGGGGAAAAGATCGTAACCAGAATATTGGATTCAGAGTTTGCCGAGCGTTCACTGGCCGATCTTGGTATGCAGGAAAAGATTAAGACGGAGATTCAAAAACTCCTCAAAAAGCCCCACGGACTGGTCCTGGTCTCCGGTCCGACAGGAAGCGGCAAGACGACAACCTTGTATGCGTTATGCAAGGAATTGCCTTCGGATATTTATAATATTGTTTCTATTGAAGATCCCATTGAGTACAGGCTGAAGGGGGTCAATCAAGCACAGGTTCAGGTGAAAGCCGGACTGGGTTTTGCTCAGGGCTTAAGATCAATTCTCCGTCAGGATCCTGATATCATCATGGTCGGGGAAATCAGGGACCATGAGACAGCCAAGATAGCGACAGCAGCAGCGTTGACCGGGCACCTGGTGATCTCCACAATTCATACCAACAGTGCTGCAGAAACCTTAGCCAGGTTATTGGATATGAATGTTGAGCCATATATGCTGGCCTCAGCTGTCAGCGGGATTTTGGCCCAAAGACTGGTACGCAAACTTTGTGTGCATTGCAGGAAGCCTGATCAGGATTTGGTTTTGTCCGCGTATTCGGATGAGCAAAGCCGGGGAAAGGAAATATTTTATCGCGCTGTCGGCTGTGAACGCTGCAATGGGACAGGCTACGAAGGAAGGACGGGAATCTATGAATTTTTATCATACGATTCTCAAATTAAAGAACTGGTCTTGGAAAAGAGAAGTTCTCTTCTCATAGAGGAGGCAGCAAAGCAGAAAGGGATGAAAACCTTGCTGGAAGATGGGATGACTAAAGCAAAGCTTGGTTTGACCTCACTGGAAGAAGTTTTTCGAGTTTCATGA
- a CDS encoding prepilin-type N-terminal cleavage/methylation domain-containing protein: protein MKTVKIFQSDKGLTLIEVITSLLIISILASLALGIYIGKYKAFFELKNGLEKKYALFRGAQVIKESIRTAEKIEWSERGVLKIYQADQNPSIPIDQVIPDKFYIDDKDHDGRTDLYKEHLGVSNPVATGLGRIACKEVGLELWEVRLSLNHPQTEELAFMVRQRVTGQD from the coding sequence GTGAAAACCGTGAAAATTTTTCAAAGTGATAAAGGCTTGACATTAATTGAGGTGATTACCTCACTGCTGATCATTTCAATACTGGCCAGCCTGGCCCTGGGGATTTATATTGGGAAGTACAAGGCGTTTTTTGAATTAAAAAATGGGCTTGAAAAGAAATATGCCCTTTTTCGCGGGGCACAGGTGATCAAAGAATCCATTCGAACCGCGGAAAAAATCGAGTGGTCTGAACGTGGTGTTTTAAAGATTTATCAGGCAGATCAAAATCCGTCAATACCAATAGATCAGGTTATTCCGGACAAGTTCTACATAGACGATAAAGATCATGATGGCCGAACAGATTTGTATAAAGAGCATTTGGGCGTGTCCAACCCTGTTGCAACAGGGCTGGGCAGAATTGCCTGTAAAGAGGTGGGCTTGGAGTTATGGGAAGTCAGACTGAGCCTCAATCACCCTCAGACAGAAGAGTTAGCGTTTATGGTCAGGCAAAGAGTGACCGGCCAGGACTAG
- a CDS encoding shikimate kinase → MVKNIILVGFMATGKTTVGKLLAHRLGWAFLDTDQEIERTTGLSIPEIFKRYGEESFRKEETRLVRQITKMKSTVISTGGGLVLPSDHWKLLEEVGIMVHLWADPDVIIARAGQNEERPLLQQDPEQVRALLDSRMPVYNQAAISIETTGKNPSDIVNEVANMLEKKKNM, encoded by the coding sequence ATGGTTAAAAATATTATTCTGGTGGGTTTCATGGCTACCGGGAAGACTACGGTAGGGAAACTCCTTGCTCATCGGCTTGGCTGGGCATTTCTGGATACCGATCAGGAAATTGAAAGGACTACGGGTCTGAGTATTCCCGAAATCTTTAAAAGATACGGAGAAGAAAGCTTTCGCAAAGAAGAAACCCGGCTGGTCAGGCAGATAACCAAAATGAAAAGTACGGTGATTTCCACCGGAGGCGGCTTGGTCCTTCCTTCTGATCATTGGAAGCTGCTTGAAGAAGTCGGGATCATGGTGCATCTTTGGGCCGATCCAGATGTCATTATAGCCAGGGCCGGACAGAACGAGGAACGGCCCCTGCTTCAGCAAGATCCTGAGCAGGTCAGGGCTTTACTGGACAGCAGAATGCCTGTTTATAACCAGGCGGCCATTTCGATAGAGACAACAGGAAAGAATCCTTCGGATATTGTAAACGAAGTAGCAAATATGCTTGAAAAAAAGAAAAATATGTAA
- a CDS encoding pilus assembly FimT family protein, whose amino-acid sequence MKTCVKPYTQRWKRNHEAGFTLVEVLLAILILSGSSFLFLVKLPNDFEDQRLKSTSTILIADLRAIQQAAIAGNYWYQIKFYQETGEYMIFRQGTFVRSVKLQDGVRFGGKIPSITFQPTGSPVPGATVDLLTDHRKRKVIIAPVMGRIREEIIQ is encoded by the coding sequence TTGAAAACATGCGTAAAGCCCTATACTCAGCGTTGGAAAAGGAATCATGAAGCCGGATTCACCCTGGTGGAAGTATTGCTGGCTATTTTGATTCTGAGCGGTTCCAGTTTTTTGTTCTTGGTTAAACTGCCTAATGATTTTGAGGATCAGCGACTGAAAAGCACGTCAACCATCTTGATTGCTGATCTGCGGGCAATCCAACAAGCGGCGATTGCCGGGAATTACTGGTACCAAATCAAATTTTATCAGGAAACGGGAGAGTATATGATTTTCCGGCAGGGGACATTTGTCCGGTCAGTCAAGCTTCAGGATGGGGTCAGGTTTGGCGGCAAAATCCCCAGTATCACTTTCCAGCCTACAGGTTCCCCGGTTCCCGGAGCAACCGTGGACCTCCTGACAGATCACCGGAAAAGGAAGGTCATCATTGCGCCGGTCATGGGGAGAATCCGGGAAGAAATAATACAATAA
- the aroE gene encoding shikimate dehydrogenase, whose protein sequence is MMRYAVIGNPVKHSLSPVMHMAGFLASGIDASYEAITVPSGELDAYVQMLSEQYHGWNITYPYKEDMIKYLDDVSEEAQALGAVNTVKNERGKLYGYNTDGAGFVAAVQNAGFVPAGNRVAVIGAGGAARAVIYALAKEEAEITIVNRNQQKAGELARQIENKFGRPVNCVPFDKGEWMLSSGLIIQGTPIGMQDEPFPLVLEGIKEKVLAVDLIYKPLQTNFLKQAQNLGCRIMNGLEMLLYQGAYAWDIWFGRKAPVENMRKALYSALEKES, encoded by the coding sequence ATGATGAGATATGCGGTTATTGGTAATCCGGTCAAACATTCCTTATCACCAGTCATGCATATGGCTGGCTTTTTAGCATCAGGTATCGATGCTTCTTACGAGGCAATTACCGTCCCGTCCGGAGAGCTGGATGCTTACGTCCAAATGCTGTCCGAACAGTATCATGGCTGGAATATTACTTATCCTTATAAAGAAGATATGATCAAGTATCTGGATGATGTCTCTGAGGAAGCACAGGCTCTTGGGGCGGTTAACACGGTGAAAAACGAGCGGGGAAAGTTGTATGGATATAACACGGATGGGGCAGGTTTTGTGGCGGCAGTTCAAAATGCCGGGTTTGTTCCCGCGGGTAACCGTGTGGCAGTCATTGGGGCCGGGGGAGCGGCCAGAGCAGTCATCTATGCGCTAGCCAAGGAAGAGGCAGAGATTACGATTGTCAACAGGAACCAGCAGAAAGCCGGGGAACTGGCCAGGCAGATCGAAAATAAGTTCGGTCGCCCCGTTAACTGTGTTCCCTTTGACAAGGGGGAATGGATGCTCTCGTCCGGGCTGATTATTCAAGGCACACCAATCGGGATGCAAGACGAACCTTTCCCTTTAGTCCTGGAGGGGATAAAGGAAAAGGTCTTAGCGGTTGACCTGATTTATAAGCCGTTGCAAACCAATTTTCTGAAACAGGCTCAAAACCTGGGCTGTCGGATCATGAACGGTTTAGAGATGCTTCTTTATCAGGGAGCATATGCCTGGGATATCTGGTTTGGGAGGAAGGCACCAGTTGAAAACATGCGTAAAGCCCTATACTCAGCGTTGGAAAAGGAATCATGA
- a CDS encoding YqeG family HAD IIIA-type phosphatase, which translates to MIGLLKPTLQFEAIYKVPVSTLLDMGIGGLLLDLDNTIARWNDSTLTDDVVKWFEHAGRQGMKSCIISNNSSPERVARIAERLGIHYVFKAAKPRKKAFLMGIEVLGLEPDRIVVIGDQLFTDVLGANRVGLKSILVNPLFHREFAGTKVLRLMERMVGRRTVFSEPSVRVEKK; encoded by the coding sequence ATGATTGGATTATTAAAGCCAACTTTGCAGTTTGAAGCAATCTATAAGGTTCCGGTAAGCACTCTTTTGGACATGGGAATTGGAGGTTTGCTTCTTGATCTTGACAATACGATCGCACGCTGGAACGATTCTACTTTGACGGACGATGTCGTCAAATGGTTTGAGCATGCCGGTCGGCAGGGAATGAAGTCCTGTATCATATCCAATAACAGCAGTCCTGAAAGAGTGGCCAGGATTGCTGAAAGGCTGGGTATCCATTATGTATTCAAGGCAGCGAAGCCGCGAAAAAAAGCCTTTTTGATGGGGATAGAGGTTTTAGGGCTGGAGCCGGACAGAATCGTGGTGATCGGAGATCAACTGTTTACTGATGTTTTGGGGGCCAATAGAGTCGGACTGAAGAGCATCCTGGTTAACCCTTTGTTTCACAGGGAATTTGCCGGGACTAAGGTTCTGCGGTTAATGGAAAGGATGGTCGGGCGAAGGACTGTTTTTTCAGAACCATCCGTGCGGGTTGAAAAAAAATAA
- the sigK gene encoding RNA polymerase sporulation sigma factor SigK: protein MITELFFVGAALSILKGITLLVSYINNNAFPQPLSEAEEAQNLKILAESKGEPANKPTEIEVENARNKLIEHNLRLVAHLVKKYDGTGEDSDDLISIGTIGLIKGINTFNTDKGTRLATYAARCIENEILMYLRTLKKTRGEVSMYDPIGTDKEGNSINLIDILGTDPDAISDQVESEFEQRIVLEKLKCLTKRERMVLQLRFGLLNSPKKTQREIARMLGISRSYVSRIEKKAVQKLTEEMKEHRLD from the coding sequence TTGATCACGGAATTATTTTTTGTCGGAGCGGCCTTATCAATTCTTAAGGGAATAACTCTTCTTGTCTCATATATTAACAACAATGCCTTCCCTCAGCCGCTAAGCGAAGCGGAAGAAGCACAAAACCTGAAAATATTGGCGGAATCCAAGGGGGAGCCGGCCAATAAGCCAACGGAAATTGAAGTGGAAAATGCCCGCAACAAATTGATTGAGCATAATCTGAGACTGGTTGCTCATCTGGTCAAAAAATATGATGGGACTGGTGAAGACAGTGATGATCTGATCTCTATAGGTACAATAGGGCTAATTAAGGGAATCAATACCTTCAACACGGACAAAGGAACGAGGCTGGCCACGTATGCCGCCCGCTGTATCGAAAATGAAATTCTGATGTATTTGCGGACTCTGAAGAAAACACGCGGTGAGGTTTCTATGTATGATCCGATCGGAACGGACAAAGAAGGCAATTCCATCAATCTGATTGATATCCTGGGTACTGATCCTGATGCCATTTCGGATCAGGTCGAGAGTGAGTTTGAGCAGCGTATTGTCCTGGAAAAATTAAAATGCCTGACCAAACGGGAGAGGATGGTCCTTCAATTGAGATTTGGATTGTTGAACAGTCCAAAGAAAACCCAGAGAGAAATAGCCAGGATGTTAGGGATATCAAGGTCTTATGTATCCAGGATCGAGAAAAAAGCTGTTCAGAAGCTGACCGAAGAAATGAAAGAACACCGGCTGGACTGA
- the pilM gene encoding type IV pilus biogenesis protein PilM: MKKGWLAEINHHKMILAEVVWEKKKDLRIIMNKIEQIHIPNGDQQDIAEKLRELVKREKLTTKNLKISLVCPGVMFRMVSVPKMSSGSLDQFIYHEFDQCFSFDLTDYLIDYRMIRRFKTLGQERISILLAAVPRSDVENVNKLWKEAGIQPQTIDLGLDCIIRLFKVLFEREAKINSQALISEEGHSPDHIVIVDFRHDKADFIVLAEGQLDHYSSVAVHLPQISKTAEETAAAACPKEPDTPPEGSAEYAFRGMIPKGNLQIKRKRQEHEFILEELFIPYFPSAQQYESAFTAVIEELSAALNTFRTNHGGQQIKKVYLLGEYADFPGFQGLIHKELQVSTVLGYPGKWKPEFREPSLLWEKDWLSFTGLCGLALRGMK, translated from the coding sequence ATGAAAAAGGGTTGGTTAGCGGAAATAAATCACCATAAAATGATCTTGGCTGAGGTCGTATGGGAAAAGAAAAAGGACCTCAGGATCATCATGAATAAGATTGAGCAGATCCATATCCCCAATGGTGATCAGCAGGATATTGCCGAAAAACTGCGTGAACTGGTTAAGAGAGAAAAGCTGACAACAAAAAACCTTAAAATCAGCCTGGTTTGTCCCGGGGTAATGTTCAGAATGGTCTCGGTACCGAAAATGAGTTCCGGTAGTCTTGATCAATTTATTTATCATGAATTTGACCAATGCTTCTCTTTTGATTTGACAGATTATCTGATCGATTATCGAATGATCCGCAGATTTAAAACTCTGGGACAAGAGAGAATCAGCATTCTTCTGGCTGCGGTTCCCCGCTCTGATGTGGAAAACGTAAATAAACTCTGGAAAGAGGCGGGCATTCAGCCGCAAACAATTGATTTGGGGCTGGATTGTATCATCCGGCTGTTTAAGGTCTTGTTTGAGAGGGAAGCCAAAATCAACAGCCAGGCTTTGATCAGTGAAGAAGGTCATTCTCCCGATCATATTGTCATCGTTGATTTCAGGCACGATAAGGCAGACTTCATTGTGCTTGCCGAAGGGCAGTTGGATCATTATTCCTCTGTAGCGGTTCATTTGCCTCAAATCAGCAAGACAGCTGAGGAAACCGCCGCCGCTGCTTGTCCGAAAGAACCGGATACACCTCCTGAAGGGTCGGCAGAATATGCATTTCGGGGGATGATCCCCAAAGGGAACTTACAAATAAAAAGGAAAAGACAGGAACACGAATTTATTTTGGAAGAGCTGTTTATCCCTTATTTTCCTTCTGCTCAGCAATATGAGAGTGCTTTCACTGCCGTAATCGAAGAGTTGTCGGCAGCATTGAACACGTTTAGGACCAATCATGGCGGACAGCAAATTAAAAAGGTCTACTTGCTTGGGGAATATGCGGATTTTCCCGGATTCCAGGGGTTGATCCACAAGGAGCTCCAAGTTAGTACAGTTTTAGGTTATCCGGGTAAATGGAAGCCGGAATTCAGGGAACCAAGCCTGTTGTGGGAAAAGGACTGGCTCAGCTTCACCGGGCTGTGCGGTTTGGCGTTGAGGGGGATGAAATGA